The Vicia villosa cultivar HV-30 ecotype Madison, WI linkage group LG1, Vvil1.0, whole genome shotgun sequence genome includes a region encoding these proteins:
- the LOC131644775 gene encoding protein RETARDED ROOT GROWTH-LIKE — MLRSLDTSHITLLRSFLLSPSSFSCHSSFGLKTITSLSQSKSKSHSFLSLCPTQENALPHFRSSVIRCVSSFPTLHWNHAVSCSQVDAPAHDQDTTKPAIPVRAFFFSTSVDLKSLVEQNKPNFVTPSSRMTNYVVLKFGNLADSKAPGSSFLNGTNGSYMIVFQYGSIVLFNVCEHQVDAYLKIVRKHASGLLPDMRKDEYEVREQSALSTWMQGGLDYIMLQYLDVDGIRTIGSVLGQSIALDYYGRQVDGMVAEFTDINREMEATGKFKMQRKKLFQLVGKANSNLADVILKLGLFERSDIAWKDAKYGQIWEYLRDEFELTQRFASLDFKLKFVEHNIRFLQEILQNRKSDFLEWLIIALIGAEILLSLYDIVQRSAMNL, encoded by the exons ATGTTGCGGAGTTTAGACACCAGTCACATCACCCTCCTTCGTTCCTTCCTCCTCTCTCCTTCTAGTTTTTCTTGTCATTCCTCTTTCGGTTTGAAAACAATCACTAGTCTGTcacaatcaaaatcaaaatctcaCTCTTTTCTTTCACTTTGCCCAACACAAGAAAATGCGTTGCCTCATTTTCGTTCATCCGTTATACGCTGCGTTTCGTCATTTCCTACACTCCACTGGAACCACGCCGTTTCTTGCTCCCAAGTTGATGCCCCTGCTCATGATCAGGATACCACCAAACCTGCCATTCCTGTTAGAGCTTTCTTCTTCTCTACCAG TGTTGATTTAAAAAGCTTGGTGGAGCAGAACAAACCAAACTTTGTGACACCATCATCACGTATGACCAATTATGTAGTTCTCAAGTTTGGCAATCTTGCCGATTCCAAG GCTCCTGGTTCTTCTTTCTTGAATGGAACAAATGGCAGTTACATGATAGTTTTTCAGTATGGCTCCATTGTATTGTTTAATGTCTGCGAACACCAGGTTGATGCCTATTTGAAAATTGTTAGGAAACATGCATCTGGTTTGCTTCCTGATATGAGAAAGGATG AGTATGAAGTTAGAGAGCAATCAGCTTTAAGCACATGGATGCAAGGAGGACTAGATTACATAATGTTACAATACTTGGACGTTGATGGAATTCGAACTATTGGCAGTGTACTAGGTCAAAGTATTGCTCTTGATTACTATGGCCGGCAG GTTGACGGAATGGTTGCAGAATTTACTGACATAAATCGCGAGATGGAAGCGACTGGAAAGTTCAAGATGCAAAGGAAAAAACTTTTCCAGTTGGTTGGCAAGGCAAATTCAAATCTTGCTGATGTGATTCTAAAGCTTGGACTATTTGAGAG ATCAGATATTGCATGGAAAGATGCCAAATATGGTCAGATATGGGAGTATCTCAGGGATGAATTCGAGTTAACTCAGAGATTTGCAAGTCTTGATTTCAAGTTGAAATTTGTGGAG CACAATATCCGATTTCTACAAGAAATTCTTCAAAACAGGAAATCCGATTTCCTAGAGTGGCTCATTATTGCATTGATTGGTGCTGAAATTCTGCTGTCTCTTTATGACATTGTTCAACGGTCTGCAATGAATCTTTAG
- the LOC131662322 gene encoding uncharacterized protein LOC131662322, whose protein sequence is MKGKVNAILEAIQALRAEKVPVVQEIPVNQPDVSQANVIEPIIEPFVNPEYRPRLANVVFGMPFSFTPADTLGASHQGGPTPITSGVWTVTGPIFSFPAPPPHTEIPYPAFCGPQFANPEMHPIPTVERAQPVERSAEKYQILEERIRAIEGFSVYGMDAEEMCLVPNLVIPPKFKTPDFQKYKGLSCPKSHIIMYCRI, encoded by the exons ATGAAGGGTAAGGTTAATGCAAttttggaagctatccaagccttaAGAGCTGAAAAGGTTCCTGTCGTACAAGAAATTCCTGTTAATCAGCCTGATGTCAGTCAAGCTAATGTCATTGAACCTATCATCGAACCTTTTGTTAATCCTGAATATCGACCAAGGCTTGCTAATGTTGTTTTTGGGATGCCATTTAGCTTCACGCCTGCTGATACCCTTGGAGCTTCCCACCAAGGAGGACCTACGCCCATAACTTCTGGAGTATGGACTGTGACTGGGCCTATTTTCTCATTTCCTGCTCCACCTCCTCATACAGAGATTCCatatcctgctttctgtggtcctCAATTTGCCAACCCAGAGATGCACCCAATACCAACTGTTGAAAGAGCTCAACCTGTTGAGAGATCTGCTGAGAAGTATCaaattcttgaggaaaggattcGAGCTATTGAAGGTTTTAGTGTCTATGGAATGGACGCTGAAGAGATGTGCTTAGTGCCTAATCTAGTTATTCCACCCaaattcaagactcccgactttcagAAGTACAAAGGGTTAAGTTGTccaaagagccatatcatcatgtattgtc GAATCTAG
- the LOC131662314 gene encoding glutathione S-transferase T3-like, protein MNRCPVVNFHRFLLKLMLKKKKVPSLKKSREKFTRDEDTLLIQSWLNVSKDPVVRVDQKAESFWVSVAANYNQYCRQSREKLGGQLKCRWHRINGLVQKFVGCYKQAVNGKKSGTSENDIMAAAYGFFAQDQGTTFNLEYAWRLLKDEPKWMGESIGSSSKITKTSASGASSDNPDTPSSYEFNSSSPMERPMGQKAAKRKGKANEIPTAKQDARNKRSTTMERLAQSKEDEIEVKVYQILMKDTSTMSDGQRDIHEKYCNKMKKNGM, encoded by the coding sequence ATGAACCGATGTCCGGTTGTCAACTTCCACCGTTTTCTTCTCAAGTTGATGCTGAAAAAGAAAAAAGTACCGTCGTTAAAAAAATCTCGAGAGAAATTTACAAGGGATGAGGATACACTTCTTATCCAATCATGGCTCAATGTTTCAAAGGATCCAGTAGTGAGAGTTGATCAAAAGGCTGAGAGTTTTTGGGTAAGTGTTGCTGCCAATTATAACCAGTATTGTAGACAATCGCGGGAAAAGTTAGGGGGACAATTAAAATGTCGATGGCATCGAATAAATGGCTTGGTTCAAAAATTTGTTGGGTGTTACAAACAAGCTGTTAATGGAAAGAAAAGTGGGACATCGGAGAACGATATCATGGCCGCTGCATATGGTTTTTTTGCTCAGGATCAAGGTACAACATTCAATCTTGAGTACGCATGGCGACTGttaaaagatgaacctaaatGGATGGGAGAATCGATTGGAAgttcttcaaaaataacaaagACTTCTGCTAGTGGGGCATCATCGGATAACCCAGATACACCTTCAAGTTATGAGTTTAACTCTTCATCACCAATGGAGCGTCCAATGGGACAAAAAGCAGCAAAAAGGAAGGGTAAGGCAAATGAAATTCCAACTGCTAAGCAAGATGCAAGGAATAAAAGATCAACGACAATGGAAAGACTAGCACAAAGTAAGGAGGACGAGATAGAAGTAAAGGTCTATCAAATCCTGATGAAAGATACTTCTACTATGAGCGATGGTCAACGAGATATTCATGAAAAGTAttgtaataagatgaaaaaaaatggAATGTAG
- the LOC131662309 gene encoding uncharacterized protein LOC131662309 gives MDSDNSDNYDQEFWELVEDEFMDDSDEEQQLQNELQSGSSSRLKRRTTIDRGREEGHNRLFNDYFLENPVYTDVQFRRRFRMHSHVFLQIVDALGNHDEYFQMRVDATGKMGLSPLQKCTSAIRMLAYGSAADLVDEYVRIGESTSIECLQRFVQGVNAVFGAEYLRKPNNTDVEHLLQVGESHGPWLSSFVETFSGPHPNLATRLQRRASIREKQVHRQFQGNLVEYIWERFGHLDDEI, from the exons ATGGATTCAGACAATTCAGATAATTACGATCAAGAATTTTGGGAGTTGGTTGAAGATGAATTTATGGACGACAGTGATGAAGAACAACAGCTTCAAAATGAACTTCAATCTGGAAGTTCCTCTAGGCTAAAGAGAAGAACAACGATAGATCGAGGCCGTGAAGAAGGGCATAATCGATTGTTCAATGACTACTTCTTAGAAAATCCAGTTTACACAGATGTTCAATTTCGAAGAAGGTTCAGAATGCATAGTCATGTATTTCTTCAAATTGTAGACGCCCTTGGAAATCATGATGAATATTTCCAAATGAGGGTCGATGCAACTGGAAAAATGGGTCTTTCACCATTGCAGAAATGTACATCTGCTATTCGTATGTTGGCGTATGGGTCTGCTGCTGACCTTGTAGACGAATATGTTCGAATCGGTGAAAGCACTTCAATTGAGTGCTTACAAAGATTCGTTCAGGGCGTGAATGCTGTATTTGGGGCTGAGTATTTGAGAAAGCCTAACAACACTGATGTTGAACATCTTTTACAAGTGGGAGAGTCACATGGGCCATGGCTTTCCAG TTTTGTCGAGACATTTAGCGGTCCTCATCCGAATCTTGCAACCAGACTACAAAGAAGAGCAAGTATTCGAGAAAAACAAGTTCATCGTCAATTTCAAGGAAATTTAGTCGAGTATATTTGGGAACGTTTTGGACATTTAGATGATgaaatttaa